The segment AAATCTCCCTGTTTTACCCTTGTTGACAGATTATTAGTTAACTCACCCAATACATTATATAAATCTCTATCTACATTATATCTATCCATATCATTTCTAGGAAAATTGCCACCATAACTCCGTATTTGGTTAAAGGTTATAGTATATTTAGTACCACGAAATACAGAGGGGTATAGATCTTCTTTATCATTATAGCGTTTCTTATGATTGGGGTCTCTAAAGACATAAGTAAGGTACATGTACCCCTCTTTGTTCTCAAATATCACAGAAGCACTCTTATCTTCCTCTTTTCTGATATAGATAGGCCCTTCATTTGTATACTTATGACTATAAAATGTTTTTTCAGCTTTTAACCTAATAATTAATTCTGTTGTTTTACACTGATATGCAACATACTCATTCTTAGAGGGCATATAAGTAAGAGCAAAATTATCGGGCATATAAAAAGGACCCTTGCCAAATCTTTCTTCTGGATTAAAGTTGGAATTCCAATCCACAGCATACTGCTTACCCCCTTTTACTAGTACGTTTGAGTATTTATAAATAACACCTAGGTCCGTTTCTTTTTTCTTATATACACTGAAGGGAAAATAACTATTGGGGTCTGCTTCATTTAATAGTCCCCATCTCTCCCAGAGATAAAACCCATTTGGAACTGTTAAGAGATGAAAGCCATCCAATTTTAATTGAATGTTATCTACATTCATATCAGGATTAACTCGATCTGTAACATACCCCACGTAGTCTTCTAAGTAAAAACAAGCAAGAATCCTCTTTAATCTTAGTGATACTTTTATAGGATTATCCTCCGATTGATATTCAATATTTATCTGATTAGAATTGTTGGTAAAATCTTCCATCGTATTTGAAAACACATTTAATAGTTCTCCCGGATCATCAACTTGCTCTCTGGTAAAAGGGTACTCGATATTCCAAGGTTCCGAACTCTTCAAGATTTTATCCTTCATCTCTTTGGTGGGATTTGCTATAACTAACATTTTATACTCTCCCTTGCAAGCTTTGGTAACCAATGATAGTGTACCCTCTTTTAGATCTTCACTTGTAAACTGTATTTTATCTTCGACATACCACTCTTCACTATTTCTATAATCAACTAATATTAAGATACCAGATTTAATTTCAACTAAATTATCCTCGCTCGTACGAGTAATAGCAATTTGTAGATGAGTTTCCCCTTGTTCTTGTTTTTCAACAGCAAGAGGCTGATCTAACTCAATAGATTGCGAACAAGCAAAAAACAACATACAAAAGAGATACCCTATCATTATCTTTCTATTTTTCATATCTCACCATTTAAAAGAGTGTTTAATTTAATTCAACATCCCCACTTTCCCAGTCATCCAACCCTAAAATCAACTCATAGTTTAGATTAACATTCTCTAGTTTGCCAGACTGACCATACCCATGAATATAAGGGTTGTATTTATCTTCTTCATTGATAATACCATCACCATTCCAATCTATTTTTGATAAATCAATGTGGTATATCGTATTCGCTTTATAACACCCATCGTCTATAAGCTGATTTTCATTATTTTTGAAAGAGATTAATCCAAAGAATCCTACATCCCCTTTATCTTCACTTAAACGAGTTGCTATTTTAAAGTATTGAAATAGGTCATGCACATCTGTTATATAAAATTCTTGCTCACCCTGTTTAAATAAGAGTACTTTTGGCTTTTCTTTCTGACTTATATCATAATACATCTCTTTCAACTCTAATGTTTTTAAAAATTCAAATATATCCTTTGGTATGCTTTCCTTATTTATAAGAGTTGGTTTATAAACATAAGACTTCATATTGTCAAATTTGGGATATTCGTTTTGGATAGGTAAATCGTTCTCATCAAACTCCTGGATTTGATATATCTCAGCCTCTATGTGTATATGTATGCGCTGTTCATCTCCAGGAAAAAAATGAAATACGGGCATATACTCTCCTTTTTTCATCTTTTCATAATCATCACCCTCCAAATCAATCCATAATGGCCCCTTGTTTTCGGTACACGGGGTGTATTTATCAGACTTACCAAACTCTTTTGTATAATTGGAAGGGGTAATTACATCTACTTTGAGAGAATGTAAAAAAGCTTCATCATACTTGATATTCCCTACTATCTCTACTCTTAAAGCAATAGGTACCAACTCTACGTTAGCAGAAAACTCTCCATACGCTTGCATTTTGGTTTTACCTACTCCATAATAAGGTATTCTATACATACTTTCTTCTACAGAAGAGTTTTTATCAGGTTGAATATCTTCTATTGGAATGTGAGTTAGAGATTCATGCTTTTCATGAGGGTTGGCCATGATACATACTTTTTCCCCACCTCCTAGTAAGAGATTAGAAAATGTGATGAGATGTTCATCTGCAGAATCAATCCATTTTACTTGTTTATTAGCTATTATTTTTCCGCTAGTACTATATATTTCAACACTTAAAGATCGAATAGCTGGACGTACATTTTCTGAATTTGTTCTTGTTTTGGAATTGGAGCAGCCTCCCCCTTTGATATCAACAAGGATAGATAAGCTAGATTCGTGCATGGGTGTATATACCTGCTCTGCATCCTTATGTTCGCCACAAGCCCATAGAGCAAGTAGGAGAACCAAGCCATATATGAATCTTTCTTGTTTCATAAAAGAGTGTTTTTATTCTATCTCAGGTATCACAAACTCTTCATCCCAATCGGATACTTGAGTATATATAGATAAGTTGTTTTCATTATAATCTACAAAAACTGATACTTTTGCTTCTTGTCGGGTAGCAATAGGACGTGAGTCTTCAGATTCTTTTAGCACATCGCTCATTTTAATCTCAATAGGGTCTTGTTTTTCTTTGATATAAACGCGAAGTATCAAAGGACATCGTTCTTGAAAGCGAAATACAGCCAAGGTAGATCGGAAACATTTGAACTCACCACAATAATATACATCTGGTGTATATTTAGCAGTAAACGGTTGTGCCTCTTCCATGTGAATATTGTATTGTGGCATCACATTGTCTAGCTCTATATAAGGATCGGACTCTGTTCCTCTCACAAAAACATCAATATCAATATGTGCCGATGTAAACTCAAGTGAATATTGATTCTCTTTTTTATATTCTACCTCTAAGCTTTTAGATGTATAATATAGATGATCATTAGTAGGTATTGATTCTCCTTTCACAAAGGAAGGACAAGATACAAGTGCAGTTTTTCTATTCTCTACATTACAAAATGTTGTGTATTTATTGCTATTTCCCCAGCATACTATATTGTAATGACCAATAGGCAAATACATAGAAAATTGATGTTCCTTAGTCAACTCCTCACTAGAGATAGATTTTTGAAAGACTAATTGATCATTCTCATTATAGACTAACAGCATAGCACAATTTAGGTATTTCTCTACTACATTTCTTGTTCCATCTGCCTTGTATATGAATTGTAAAGTCACCTTTTCCAAGCAGTCTGTTGAGGGTTTCTCGGTTATACAAGAGCCCAATAATGCTATCAGACAGCAAAGTAATAAATAGTTCTTTTTCATATTTATGGGCTTTATAATCGACAATTGAAGCATTTAATAGCTAGGATGAACTAATCCATCCTAGCTAAAATGATTATTTATTTTTCAATACCTGGAATAACGTGTTCTTTGGTCCATTCTTTAACGGTTACAACAACACTTAAATCTGACTTATATGCAGGTTCTTCTGTACCTGTTCCGTTATCTTCGGGGTTGAACTTATCTAAACCTGAATTATAATTTTGGTCTCCACTCCAATCTATTTTACCCAAGTCTATACGATAGATATAACCAGGTTCATACTTCCCGTTAGACAAAA is part of the Bacteroides coprosuis DSM 18011 genome and harbors:
- a CDS encoding hypothetical protein (KEGG: ptm:GSPATT00018703001 hypothetical protein~SPTR: Putative uncharacterized protein;~IMG reference gene:2504107377), which codes for MKNRKIMIGYLFCMLFFACSQSIELDQPLAVEKQEQGETHLQIAITRTSEDNLVEIKSGILILVDYRNSEEWYVEDKIQFTSEDLKEGTLSLVTKACKGEYKMLVIANPTKEMKDKILKSSEPWNIEYPFTREQVDDPGELLNVFSNTMEDFTNNSNQINIEYQSEDNPIKVSLRLKRILACFYLEDYVGYVTDRVNPDMNVDNIQLKLDGFHLLTVPNGFYLWERWGLLNEADPNSYFPFSVYKKKETDLGVIYKYSNVLVKGGKQYAVDWNSNFNPEERFGKGPFYMPDNFALTYMPSKNEYVAYQCKTTELIIRLKAEKTFYSHKYTNEGPIYIRKEEDKSASVIFENKEGYMYLTYVFRDPNHKKRYNDKEDLYPSVFRGTKYTITFNQIRSYGGNFPRNDMDRYNVDRDLYNVLGELTNNLSTRVKQGDFLELAIDAQPWSE
- a CDS encoding hypothetical protein (KEGG: cyc:PCC7424_3298 hypothetical protein~SPTR: RND superfamily resistance-nodulation-cell division acriflavin:proton (H+) antiporter;~IMG reference gene:2504107378), with the protein product MKQERFIYGLVLLLALWACGEHKDAEQVYTPMHESSLSILVDIKGGGCSNSKTRTNSENVRPAIRSLSVEIYSTSGKIIANKQVKWIDSADEHLITFSNLLLGGGEKVCIMANPHEKHESLTHIPIEDIQPDKNSSVEESMYRIPYYGVGKTKMQAYGEFSANVELVPIALRVEIVGNIKYDEAFLHSLKVDVITPSNYTKEFGKSDKYTPCTENKGPLWIDLEGDDYEKMKKGEYMPVFHFFPGDEQRIHIHIEAEIYQIQEFDENDLPIQNEYPKFDNMKSYVYKPTLINKESIPKDIFEFLKTLELKEMYYDISQKEKPKVLLFKQGEQEFYITDVHDLFQYFKIATRLSEDKGDVGFFGLISFKNNENQLIDDGCYKANTIYHIDLSKIDWNGDGIINEEDKYNPYIHGYGQSGKLENVNLNYELILGLDDWESGDVELN
- a CDS encoding hypothetical protein (KEGG: pfh:PFHG_03510 conserved hypothetical protein~SPTR: Putative uncharacterized protein;~IMG reference gene:2504107379~PFAM: Protein of unknown function (DUF1812)), with translation MKKNYLLLCCLIALLGSCITEKPSTDCLEKVTLQFIYKADGTRNVVEKYLNCAMLLVYNENDQLVFQKSISSEELTKEHQFSMYLPIGHYNIVCWGNSNKYTTFCNVENRKTALVSCPSFVKGESIPTNDHLYYTSKSLEVEYKKENQYSLEFTSAHIDIDVFVRGTESDPYIELDNVMPQYNIHMEEAQPFTAKYTPDVYYCGEFKCFRSTLAVFRFQERCPLILRVYIKEKQDPIEIKMSDVLKESEDSRPIATRQEAKVSVFVDYNENNLSIYTQVSDWDEEFVIPEIE